One genomic region from Skermania piniformis encodes:
- a CDS encoding BlaI/MecI/CopY family transcriptional regulator, with amino-acid sequence MSSTAKASGRPFLGTLERAVLDVLWAGDAPLSGREVHTVLAVRRPLAYVTVTTVLGRLTEKGLVRQSREARAFRYTPLRSCGSIVADHMLQALDECDPGSRRAALVRFVDTISAEDAATILRLLGPSERSAA; translated from the coding sequence ATGAGCAGCACCGCGAAGGCGAGTGGTCGCCCGTTTCTCGGTACGTTGGAGCGCGCCGTCCTGGATGTGCTGTGGGCCGGCGACGCGCCGTTGTCCGGGCGCGAGGTGCATACTGTGCTCGCCGTGCGCCGGCCGCTGGCGTACGTCACGGTGACGACGGTCCTGGGCCGGCTCACGGAGAAGGGCTTGGTCCGGCAAAGCCGGGAGGCGCGTGCGTTTCGGTACACGCCGCTGCGCAGCTGCGGCAGCATCGTCGCCGACCACATGCTGCAGGCACTCGACGAGTGCGACCCCGGCTCCCGTCGAGCAGCGCTGGTCAGGTTCGTCGACACGATCTCGGCCGAGGATGCGGCGACGATATTGCGGCTGCTCGGCCCGAGCGAACGGTCGGCGGCGTGA
- a CDS encoding metal-sulfur cluster assembly factor — protein sequence MTEAQAHEPPDQQLLDDIEEAMRDVVDPELGINVVDLGLVYGIGVADEEAGRTALIDMTLTSAACPLTDVIEDQSRSALVRSGLVADMRINWVWMPPWGPDKITDDGREQLRALGFTV from the coding sequence ATGACCGAAGCGCAGGCGCACGAGCCGCCGGACCAGCAGCTGTTGGACGATATCGAAGAGGCGATGCGCGACGTCGTCGACCCCGAGCTCGGCATCAACGTCGTCGATCTGGGTCTGGTGTACGGGATCGGGGTCGCCGACGAAGAGGCGGGCCGGACCGCGCTGATCGACATGACCCTCACCTCGGCGGCCTGCCCGCTGACCGATGTGATCGAGGACCAATCGCGCAGTGCACTGGTGCGCAGCGGCCTGGTCGCCGACATGCGGATCAACTGGGTCTGGATGCCGCCATGGGGCCCGGACAAGATCACCGATGACGGTCGTGAGCAGCTGCGGGCGCTGGGGTTCACCGTCTGA